One Armatimonadia bacterium DNA window includes the following coding sequences:
- a CDS encoding nucleotidyltransferase family protein, translating to MSEKLAAAVLAAGRIDTKLRQATGAEAKALIPVGGQPIIDRILGALDGAETVDEVRVVCAKDSPVLKHVGPRAVEAQGPGFIDTLMTGAEALGMPERLLVVTGDVPLVTSEGLDHFCRQALQCDAHIVYPVVRRGDSERVFPGGQRTFIRLREEEVTGGNVAVLSRDFLQHQGDRLSEAFAARKNPLRLCSMLGWGFLLRLLLGRLGIPEVAARAEKVLGSRVLVVYSPYPELGFDVDKPSHLASVEACLAQRST from the coding sequence ATGAGTGAAAAACTCGCGGCCGCAGTTCTTGCTGCCGGTCGCATCGACACGAAGCTGCGCCAGGCCACTGGGGCAGAGGCGAAAGCCCTGATCCCGGTGGGCGGTCAACCGATCATCGACCGGATTCTCGGTGCCCTGGACGGTGCGGAGACGGTCGACGAGGTCCGGGTAGTCTGCGCCAAGGACTCGCCGGTTCTCAAGCATGTTGGGCCGCGCGCAGTCGAGGCTCAGGGGCCTGGCTTCATCGATACGCTGATGACCGGAGCCGAAGCTCTGGGCATGCCGGAGCGGCTCCTGGTCGTCACCGGCGACGTGCCTCTGGTGACCTCAGAAGGCCTCGACCATTTTTGCCGCCAAGCCTTGCAATGCGACGCCCATATAGTTTATCCTGTGGTGCGTCGGGGGGATAGCGAACGCGTATTCCCAGGGGGCCAGCGTACCTTCATCCGCCTGCGGGAGGAAGAGGTCACCGGGGGAAACGTGGCGGTGCTCAGCCGCGACTTCCTGCAGCACCAGGGAGACCGCCTATCTGAAGCCTTCGCAGCACGCAAGAACCCACTCCGCTTGTGCTCGATGTTGGGGTGGGGTTTCCTTTTGCGTCTTCTGCTTGGGCGTTTGGGCATTCCGGAAGTTGCTGCTCGCGCCGAAAAGGTGCTGGGCTCCAGGGTGCTGGTGGTCTACAGCCCGTATCCCGAGCTCGGCTTCGACGTTGACAAGCCCTCCCACCTGGCGAGTGTAGAAGCATGTCTGGCACAGCGTTCCACCTAG
- the ispE gene encoding 4-(cytidine 5'-diphospho)-2-C-methyl-D-erythritol kinase: MTASLGLDAYAKINWALELLGKRPDGYHEIRTLTQTVSLCDQLRVSVRDLVPPAPPVTLSVEGDWPAPASPSNLCWKAALAFRERFGWPEAVDLWLSKEVPVGSGLGGGSSDAVAVLMALSRLSRKGDTESLLELAGKLGSDTALFVRGGAALCSGRGEIVTPVPCPREYHLVLARPDCSVSTPEAYSLLQPADFTSGEQVKALAEHLTQGAEPAAIAGSLVNTFRDKVAQRYPQIDEVVDELREVGALGAEMTGSGSAVFGVAEDAAHARDMAQRLQDRRFWVRAVKTVPAGHKVWEDQR, translated from the coding sequence TTGACCGCTTCACTGGGCCTTGACGCCTATGCCAAGATCAACTGGGCGCTGGAGCTTCTGGGCAAGCGCCCCGACGGGTACCACGAGATCCGCACGCTGACCCAGACGGTGTCCCTGTGTGACCAGTTGCGTGTCTCCGTGCGGGACCTGGTGCCGCCGGCACCACCCGTCACCCTCAGTGTCGAAGGTGACTGGCCTGCGCCGGCGAGTCCCTCCAACCTGTGCTGGAAGGCCGCACTGGCCTTCCGTGAACGCTTTGGCTGGCCGGAGGCGGTTGACCTGTGGCTTTCCAAGGAAGTGCCTGTGGGTAGTGGCCTTGGCGGCGGCAGCAGCGATGCTGTGGCGGTCCTGATGGCCTTGTCACGGCTCAGCAGGAAGGGTGACACCGAGAGCCTGCTTGAGCTGGCGGGCAAGCTGGGCTCAGATACTGCTCTATTCGTGCGCGGAGGCGCTGCGCTGTGCAGTGGACGCGGCGAAATCGTGACCCCGGTTCCCTGCCCGCGCGAGTACCATCTGGTCCTGGCGCGTCCCGACTGCTCTGTGTCCACGCCGGAGGCCTACTCACTGCTCCAGCCCGCCGACTTCACCAGCGGCGAGCAGGTGAAGGCACTTGCCGAGCATCTGACCCAGGGCGCGGAGCCGGCCGCAATCGCCGGGAGTCTGGTCAACACCTTCCGGGACAAGGTGGCTCAGCGCTACCCGCAGATCGACGAGGTAGTCGACGAACTGCGGGAGGTCGGAGCGCTTGGGGCCGAGATGACCGGCTCGGGCTCTGCGGTATTCGGGGTCGCCGAGGACGCAGCGCATGCCCGTGACATGGCTCAGCGCCTCCAGGATCGCAGGTTCTGGGTGCGGGCAGTCAAGACGGTTCCAGCAGGACACAAGGTCTGGGAGGACCAGCGATGA